The Bernardetia sp. ABR2-2B DNA window TAAATGACCTCCACTTAAAATGGTTTTTAACTCGCTTTCTTCTTTATATAAATCTTTATAAATGTTAATTGGATTATCGTAGTGTTCTACTATCTTTTTTATGTGTTTATCTTTTTGGAGTTGTCGTGTACATGTTTGAAGCCAGTCAGAAAAATTTTCTTTATTACCTTGAAAAGATATTTGAATTTCGAATTCGAAATCAAGTGCGTTCAACTTGTTAATCTCAGAATTAATAAAATCAAATTCTTCTTTCCATGCTGTTTGAAGAGTTTCTAAACTTTTAGTTAGTTTGTTTTCTAGAACTTCAAGTTTTTTTGTTTCTGACTTTATTTGATTTAAAAGGTCTTGTTCTTTAATTAGGTCTTTCTCATTCTGTTTATGTTTTTCTACATCAGCATCTGGTTGATTAATTTGTTTTTTTATTTCCTCAAACTCAACTTTTAGTTGGTTATGGTGGTCTGTAAATTTTCTTTTAGCCACCAAAAAATCTTTAAGTAAAAAAATATTTTCTTGGTCTGATAACGTTTTTTCAAAAGCCTTAAAACTATCTTCTATTTTTTGTAGGCAAGGAATAATATCATTTTTAAATAATTTTTGACTTTCTTCTTGATTAGATTGATAATCTAAGTGTGTGCTAATATCAATCTGAGAAATTTCTATTTTTAACTTAGATATAATTTCATTTAAAGTACTTTTTATACTTTCTAATTTTGCTTCATCATTACTATAATCTATTTCTTTTTGTATAAACTGCTCAAGTCCATACTCTTTGAATTTATCAATCTGTTCCTTTAAAACAGCAATTTTATTTTCAGTAATTTCTAAATTTTGCTCTTGCTTTTTTAATGATTGTAGATTACTTATACAATCTTTTACTTCTAATCCAGCCTTTCGTATTTTTTCTTGATAAGTTATAAGTTGTTTATTTAGTATTCTTTCTTTAATTATTTTCTCATTGAAATCTTTGCCTACTTCTTCTAAATCTTTTTGACCAAAGTAAGCGATTTCTATTATGTTTTCTATTTTAAGATTTTTCTTTAAATTTCCATCTGCATCAAATATTTGAGGAGGGTTAGCTTGTGTTCTTTTGATTTTATAGCATAGATTATCTTGTTTATCAAAAAATTCAAGGGTCATTTCTCTACCTTGTCCTAAAAAACGTTTTACTATATCTTCTTTGTAGCTGCTATTATTCTGCTCAGGTAAAATGTCTAAGCCAAAACGTATAGTTTCTAGTAGAGTAGATTTTCCACCACCTCGCATTCCTATAACTGTGTTTAAGTTAGGATTTAATTTAATTTCAGTAGGGGTATCATTTGTTTCAATTATTATTTTTTTTAAAAAACAATCTTGAATATTTGGTTTTTCGTTCGCTATCCTTTCCTTGTGATGGCTAAAAGCGTATTTTACAGCATTAAATTCATACTCTCCTAATTTTATAAAGCACTTTTTATCTTGTTCGTTTTGTTTATGAGCTACGCCAACACCTTCTATACTTTTACAATCTGAGCCTTCCACAAATGCAGGGAGTACGTTTTCAAACCAATTATTTAGAGCTTCTAATTTTCCATAATCTCTAAACTTTTGAAAACCTAAGACAATTTTTTTAAATAGACTATTTTGAGCGAATTCGGTAATACGTCCACCATTAAGTTCTTTTAAAAAGCCACTATTTTGATTCACATGAGCCATTATAATAAAATTGTCTCGTCCGTCTTTAGAATGCTCATCTAGTTTTTTTAATAAATCTTGCAAACCATATTTACATCTAGCATTTTCATTTTCTCTATTAGGTATTCCCTCAAAAGCAGCATCAAGAAATTGGTTAATGTAATCAACACTATTGTCTATCCAATTTTCATAGTCAAATACTATTAGGCAGTGAATACCATTACTTCCATCATTTACAGAAAGTTCTACTCCTGCCATTAAATAAATTTCTTCTTTTCTAGCTTCTTTCCTTAAACTTTTAAATTCCTTTAAATCAAACTTATTATGGTTAGTAATTACTCCTACTCCAATATTTTCTTGTTGAAGTCTTTCTACATATTCTTTTTTAAAAGAACTGGTGTTATTACTTTCATCAAATTTAAATTCCTTATCTGCTTTTGTATGTAAATGAAAGTCTGCTCTTAGCCAAGTACTACCATGTTGGAAAATTTGCATATATTTAGGGTTTAAAGGTTTTGAGTTATGAATATAGTAATAAAAAAACAAAATTTTAATAAGTAATAAATAAATAGTAAAAAAACAGAAGTTAATTTTTATTATTCTTGTTGTTGGCAGGGCGAATTGGAAGGCAAAACGTGGGTTTCGGTAAGCGAGTTAGCAGCTACACCACTCGGCAGCGAAGAAGTTACAGAAACAAAATTGGTTCGTGGTACTTTCAAAACACAAACCAAAGAAGTAAAATATTGGCTTTCGTCTGTTGCTTCTTCGCTTACGCCTATGGGAGCAGCACTAGAACACGCTTCCCTTTTACTCAAGGATTGGATAGAAGCGCACCCAAGCAGTTATCCTCCTACGGTTTTTAATTTTACCGATGACGCACAAACCGATTGTTCGGACGATGAGCTACTAGAAAAAGCAAGGTTTCTCAAAAATCTCCATACCGAAGATGGCAATGTTTTGCTTTTCAACTGTAATATTTCCACTTCCAAGCAAGAACCGATATTTTTTCCTCTTTCTCGTACCGAGTTACCTCAAAACGACAAATATGCACACTTGATGTATAATTTATCGTCGGATATGCCAGAAAAGTATGCTGCTGATGTAGCTGTTTTACGCAAAACAGATATTCCGACCGATTCAGTTTTTTCGGCGATGGTCTATCAAGCCGATGATGCTGCACTAGTCAGAATGTTGGATATTGGTTCTCGTTCGCAGCGTACTATGATAGGTAGAGATAAGTAGCCTGTAGGCGACAGTTTCCAACTGTCGCAAAAATATAGTATTTTGTATTCTTTCAAACTTTACCTTTCTGACAGTATGTAGGCGACAGTTTCCAACTGTCGTAAAAATATAGTATTTTGTATTCTTTTAAAACTTACCCTCTGACAGTTGGAAACTGTCAGCTACATTATGAATGAATTTAAAAAGGATTTTTATAGAGCTAATCTTCCTCACTTACAACCCTTAGGAGGAACTTTTTTTGTAACCTATAATCTTTCTGGTTCTGTTCCTATGCACGTTATAGAAAAGTGGGAAGAAGAATATAAGATAGACAAGAAGAAGATAAAGGAAAACAAAGATGCAAAGTGGAATGATTTAGATAATCTGAATAAACGTTACTTTTTGAAGAAAGATAAATTTTTAGACGAAACTAAAAACGGTGACTTTTATTTACAACAAGATGAGATTGCAAAAATAGTTACTGGTTCGCTTCATTTTTGGGATACAAAAAAATTAGACCTTTTAGCATATTGTGTAATGCCAAACCATGTACATGTAGTTTTTCGTTTGTTTGATAATGAAGAAATAGAACAAGATGTATATTTGACTCAAATTATGCACTCTATAAAACGTTTTTCAGCAGCAGAATGTAATAAA harbors:
- a CDS encoding TrlF family AAA-like ATPase gives rise to the protein MQIFQHGSTWLRADFHLHTKADKEFKFDESNNTSSFKKEYVERLQQENIGVGVITNHNKFDLKEFKSLRKEARKEEIYLMAGVELSVNDGSNGIHCLIVFDYENWIDNSVDYINQFLDAAFEGIPNRENENARCKYGLQDLLKKLDEHSKDGRDNFIIMAHVNQNSGFLKELNGGRITEFAQNSLFKKIVLGFQKFRDYGKLEALNNWFENVLPAFVEGSDCKSIEGVGVAHKQNEQDKKCFIKLGEYEFNAVKYAFSHHKERIANEKPNIQDCFLKKIIIETNDTPTEIKLNPNLNTVIGMRGGGKSTLLETIRFGLDILPEQNNSSYKEDIVKRFLGQGREMTLEFFDKQDNLCYKIKRTQANPPQIFDADGNLKKNLKIENIIEIAYFGQKDLEEVGKDFNEKIIKERILNKQLITYQEKIRKAGLEVKDCISNLQSLKKQEQNLEITENKIAVLKEQIDKFKEYGLEQFIQKEIDYSNDEAKLESIKSTLNEIISKLKIEISQIDISTHLDYQSNQEESQKLFKNDIIPCLQKIEDSFKAFEKTLSDQENIFLLKDFLVAKRKFTDHHNQLKVEFEEIKKQINQPDADVEKHKQNEKDLIKEQDLLNQIKSETKKLEVLENKLTKSLETLQTAWKEEFDFINSEINKLNALDFEFEIQISFQGNKENFSDWLQTCTRQLQKDKHIKKIVEHYDNPINIYKDLYKEESELKTILSGGHLFPTFIESFEENINDFLTYKVPDKYVFLYDGKDLQKYSIGQKATALIAFILANEQKKLFIIDQPEDDLDNFTVADKIVERVKDLKPTTQFIFVTHNPNILALGDSEQIIICEYDEENQKTQFANIGSIDNPKIQQAAIRIMEGGKEAFSRREKIYQTWK
- a CDS encoding transposase, which translates into the protein MNEFKKDFYRANLPHLQPLGGTFFVTYNLSGSVPMHVIEKWEEEYKIDKKKIKENKDAKWNDLDNLNKRYFLKKDKFLDETKNGDFYLQQDEIAKIVTGSLHFWDTKKLDLLAYCVMPNHVHVVFRLFDNEEIEQDVYLTQIMHSIKRFSAAECNKKLGLRGEFWQHESYDRLVRNETELKNIIAYILDNPVKANLCKEQKDWKWSYEKSG